Proteins from a genomic interval of Streptomyces sp. Tu6071:
- a CDS encoding multifunctional oxoglutarate decarboxylase/oxoglutarate dehydrogenase thiamine pyrophosphate-binding subunit/dihydrolipoyllysine-residue succinyltransferase subunit: protein MSPQSPSNSTSISTEPVGQGKQGSDPAAAFGANEWLVDEIYQQYLQDPNSVDRAWWDFFADYKPGSAPARTSTDGAAAPATPAPAPAPQAAPAPQQAPAPQAQAAPAAPAPAQAAPAPAQPKPAAAKPAPAAKTPAQPQPSAKPAESAAAGPEFVTLRGPSAAVAKNMNASLELPTATSVRAVPVKLLFDNRIVINNHLKRARGGKISFTHLIGYAMVQAIKAMPSMNNSFTTKDGKPTLVKPEHVNLGLAIDLVKPNGDRQLVVAAIKKAEQLNFFEFWQAYEDIVRRARDNKLTMDDFSGVTVSLTNPGGIGTVHSVPRLMPGQAVIMGVGAMEYPAEFQGTSQDTLNKLGISKVMTLTSTYDHRVIQGAASGEFLRIVANLLLGENDFYDEVFKALRIPYEPIRWNRDIDASHDDDVTKAARVFELIHSYRVRGHVMADTDPLEYHQRKHPDLDITEHGLTLWDLEREFAVGGFAGKTMMRLRDVLGVLRDSYCRTIGIEFMHIQDPKQRNWIQDRVERGATTAKPEREEQLRILRRLNAAEAFETFLQTKYVGQKRFSLEGGESVIPLLDAVLDAAAESRLDEVVIGMAHRGRLNVLANIVGKSYAQIFREFEGNLDPKSMHGSGDVKYHLGAEGTFTGLDGEQIKVNLAANPSHLETVDPVIEGIARAKQDIINKGGTDFTVLPVALHGDAAFAGQGVVAETLNMSQLRGYRTGGTVHVVINNQVGFTAPPESARSSMYATDVARMIEAPVFHVNGDDPEAVVRVARLAFEFRQAFNKDVVIDLICYRRRGHNESDNPGFTQPLMYDLIDKKRSVRKLYTESLIGRGDITLEEAEQALQDFQGQLEKVFTEVREATTTPGETEVAQPQAEFPVNVDTAISTEVVKRIADSQVNMPERVTVHPRLLPQLQRRAAQIEEGAIDWGTGEMLAFGSLLMEGTPVRLAGQDSRRGTFGQRHAVLVDRVTGEDYTPLQYLSEDQARFNVYDSLLSEYAAMGFEYGYSLARPEALVLWEAQFGDFINGAQTIIDEYISAAEQKWGQTSGVTLLLPHGYEGQGPDHSSARIERFLQLCAQKSMTVAMPTLPSNYFHLLRWQVHNPHHKPLVVFTPKSMLRLKAATSKAEEFTSGQFRPVIGDSTVDAAKVRKIVLCSGKVYYDLEAERTKRGADDTAIIRLERLYPLPGAEIQAEFAKYPNAEKFLWAQEEPANQGAWPFIALNLIDHIDLSVGAAIPHGQRLRRISRPHSSSPAVGSAKRHQQEQAQLVAEVFDA from the coding sequence GTGTCGCCACAGTCCCCCAGTAACTCGACGAGCATCTCGACCGAGCCGGTCGGCCAAGGCAAGCAGGGCTCCGACCCTGCCGCTGCCTTCGGCGCGAACGAATGGCTCGTGGACGAGATCTACCAGCAGTACCTCCAGGACCCGAATTCGGTCGATCGTGCCTGGTGGGACTTCTTCGCCGACTACAAGCCGGGCAGTGCCCCGGCGCGTACGAGCACGGACGGCGCCGCGGCGCCCGCGACCCCGGCACCGGCGCCAGCCCCCCAGGCCGCCCCCGCGCCGCAGCAGGCCCCCGCCCCGCAGGCGCAGGCCGCCCCGGCGGCCCCGGCTCCCGCGCAGGCCGCCCCTGCTCCCGCGCAGCCGAAGCCGGCCGCGGCGAAGCCCGCGCCCGCCGCGAAGACCCCGGCGCAGCCGCAGCCCTCCGCGAAGCCGGCCGAGTCCGCCGCGGCGGGCCCCGAGTTCGTGACGCTGCGCGGCCCCTCCGCCGCCGTGGCGAAGAACATGAACGCCTCGCTGGAGCTGCCGACCGCCACCTCGGTGCGCGCGGTGCCCGTGAAGCTGCTCTTCGACAACCGCATCGTGATCAACAACCACCTCAAGCGGGCCCGGGGCGGGAAGATCTCCTTCACGCACCTCATCGGCTACGCGATGGTGCAGGCGATCAAGGCGATGCCGTCGATGAACAACTCGTTCACGACGAAGGACGGCAAGCCCACCCTCGTCAAGCCCGAGCACGTCAACCTCGGTCTCGCCATCGACCTGGTCAAGCCGAACGGCGACCGGCAGCTCGTGGTCGCGGCGATCAAGAAGGCCGAGCAGCTCAACTTCTTCGAGTTCTGGCAGGCGTACGAGGACATCGTCCGCCGCGCCCGGGACAACAAGCTGACGATGGACGACTTCTCCGGCGTCACCGTCTCGCTCACCAACCCCGGCGGCATCGGCACCGTCCACTCGGTGCCGCGCCTCATGCCCGGCCAGGCGGTGATCATGGGCGTCGGCGCCATGGAGTACCCGGCCGAGTTCCAGGGCACCTCGCAGGACACCCTGAACAAGCTGGGCATCTCCAAGGTGATGACCCTCACCTCGACGTACGACCACCGCGTCATCCAGGGCGCGGCCTCGGGCGAGTTCCTGCGCATCGTCGCGAACCTGCTGCTCGGCGAGAACGACTTCTACGACGAGGTCTTCAAGGCGCTGCGCATCCCGTACGAGCCGATCCGCTGGAACCGCGACATCGACGCCTCGCACGACGACGACGTCACCAAGGCCGCCCGCGTCTTCGAGCTGATCCACTCCTACCGGGTCCGCGGCCACGTCATGGCCGACACCGACCCGCTGGAGTACCACCAGCGCAAGCACCCCGACCTCGACATCACCGAGCACGGGCTGACGCTGTGGGACCTGGAGCGCGAGTTCGCCGTCGGCGGCTTCGCGGGCAAGACGATGATGCGGCTGCGCGACGTCCTGGGCGTCCTGCGCGACTCGTACTGCCGCACCATCGGCATCGAGTTCATGCACATCCAGGACCCGAAGCAGCGCAACTGGATCCAGGACCGCGTCGAGCGCGGTGCCACGACCGCCAAGCCCGAGCGCGAGGAGCAGCTCCGCATCCTGCGCCGCCTCAACGCGGCCGAGGCGTTCGAGACCTTCCTGCAGACCAAGTACGTCGGCCAGAAGCGCTTCTCGCTCGAAGGCGGCGAGTCCGTCATCCCGCTGCTCGACGCCGTGCTCGACGCCGCCGCCGAGTCGCGGCTCGACGAGGTCGTCATCGGCATGGCCCACCGCGGTCGCCTCAACGTCCTCGCCAACATCGTCGGCAAGTCGTACGCGCAGATCTTCCGCGAGTTCGAGGGCAACCTCGACCCGAAGTCGATGCACGGCTCGGGCGACGTCAAGTACCACCTGGGCGCCGAGGGCACCTTCACGGGCCTGGACGGCGAGCAGATCAAGGTCAACCTCGCCGCGAACCCCTCGCACCTGGAGACCGTCGACCCGGTCATCGAGGGCATCGCGCGCGCCAAGCAGGACATCATCAACAAGGGCGGCACCGACTTCACCGTGCTCCCCGTCGCGCTCCACGGCGACGCGGCCTTCGCGGGCCAGGGCGTCGTCGCCGAGACGCTCAACATGTCGCAGCTGCGCGGCTACCGCACCGGCGGCACCGTGCACGTCGTCATCAACAACCAGGTGGGCTTCACCGCTCCCCCGGAGTCCGCGCGCTCCTCGATGTACGCCACCGACGTGGCCCGCATGATCGAGGCGCCGGTCTTCCACGTGAACGGCGACGACCCCGAGGCCGTCGTCCGCGTCGCGCGGCTCGCCTTCGAGTTCCGTCAGGCGTTCAACAAGGACGTCGTGATCGACCTCATCTGCTACCGCCGCCGCGGCCACAACGAGTCGGACAACCCCGGCTTCACGCAGCCGCTCATGTACGACCTCATCGACAAGAAGCGCTCGGTGCGCAAGCTGTACACCGAGTCCCTCATCGGCCGGGGCGACATCACGCTGGAAGAGGCGGAGCAGGCGCTCCAGGACTTCCAGGGCCAGCTGGAGAAGGTCTTCACGGAGGTCCGCGAGGCCACCACGACACCCGGCGAGACCGAGGTCGCGCAGCCGCAGGCCGAGTTCCCGGTCAACGTGGACACCGCGATCTCCACCGAGGTCGTCAAGCGCATCGCCGACTCGCAGGTCAACATGCCCGAGCGGGTCACCGTGCACCCCCGGCTGCTCCCGCAGCTCCAGCGGCGCGCGGCCCAGATCGAGGAAGGCGCCATCGACTGGGGCACCGGCGAGATGCTCGCCTTCGGCTCCCTGCTCATGGAGGGCACCCCGGTCCGCCTCGCGGGCCAGGACTCGCGCCGCGGCACCTTCGGCCAGCGGCACGCCGTCCTCGTCGACCGCGTCACGGGCGAGGACTACACCCCGCTCCAGTACCTCTCCGAGGACCAGGCGCGCTTCAACGTCTACGACTCGCTCCTGAGCGAGTACGCGGCGATGGGCTTCGAGTACGGCTACTCGCTCGCCCGCCCCGAGGCGCTCGTGCTGTGGGAGGCGCAGTTCGGCGACTTCATCAACGGCGCGCAGACGATCATCGACGAGTACATCTCCGCGGCCGAGCAGAAGTGGGGCCAGACCTCCGGCGTCACGCTGCTCCTGCCGCACGGCTACGAGGGCCAGGGCCCGGACCACTCCTCGGCCCGCATCGAGCGCTTCCTCCAGCTGTGCGCGCAGAAGAGCATGACGGTCGCGATGCCGACGCTCCCGTCGAACTACTTCCACCTGCTGCGCTGGCAGGTCCACAACCCGCACCACAAGCCGCTCGTCGTCTTCACGCCGAAGTCGATGCTGCGCCTGAAGGCGGCGACCTCGAAGGCCGAGGAGTTCACCTCGGGCCAGTTCCGGCCCGTCATCGGCGACTCGACGGTGGACGCGGCGAAGGTCCGCAAGATCGTCCTGTGCTCCGGGAAGGTCTACTACGACCTGGAGGCCGAGCGGACCAAGCGGGGCGCGGACGACACCGCGATCATCCGCCTGGAGCGGCTCTACCCGCTGCCCGGCGCGGAGATCCAGGCCGAGTTCGCGAAGTACCCGAACGCGGAGAAGTTCCTCTGGGCCCAGGAGGAGCCGGCGAACCAGGGCGCCTGGCCCTTCATCGCGCTCAACCTGATCGACCACATCGACCTCTCGGTCGGCGCGGCGATCCCCCACGGCCAGCGACTGCGCCGCATCTCCCGCCCGCACTCCTCCTCCCCGGCGGTGGGCTCGGCGAAGCGGCACCAGCAGGAGCAGGCACAGCTCGTGGCGGAGGTCTTCGACGCCTGA
- a CDS encoding response regulator transcription factor — translation MEQTQTSHSGTAPAAGAQRRVLVVEDDPTIVDAVAARLRAEGFLVQTAQDGPSAVETAEAWQPDLLVLDVMLPGFDGLEVCRRVQAHRPVPVLMLTARDDETDMLVGLGVGADDYMTKPFSMREVAARVHVLLRRVERAALAASTPRSGVLRLGELEVDHAQRRVRVRGEDVHLTPTEFDLLVCLAGTPRAVLSREQLLAEVWDWADASGTRTVDSHIKALRRKIGAERIRTVHGVGYALETPAP, via the coding sequence CGCCGGGGCACAGCGGCGCGTACTCGTCGTCGAGGACGACCCGACGATCGTGGACGCCGTCGCGGCCCGGCTGCGCGCCGAGGGCTTCCTCGTGCAGACCGCGCAGGACGGGCCCTCGGCTGTGGAGACCGCCGAGGCGTGGCAGCCGGACCTCCTGGTCCTCGACGTCATGCTGCCCGGATTCGACGGGCTGGAGGTGTGCCGCCGCGTGCAGGCGCACCGCCCGGTGCCCGTCCTCATGCTCACCGCGCGCGACGACGAGACGGACATGCTCGTCGGGCTCGGCGTGGGCGCGGACGACTACATGACGAAGCCCTTCTCGATGCGCGAGGTCGCGGCGCGCGTGCACGTGCTGCTGCGCCGCGTCGAGCGGGCCGCGCTCGCCGCCTCGACGCCGCGCAGCGGGGTGCTGCGCCTCGGCGAGCTGGAGGTGGACCACGCGCAGCGGCGGGTACGGGTGCGCGGCGAGGACGTGCACCTGACGCCGACGGAGTTCGACCTGCTCGTGTGCCTGGCGGGGACACCGCGCGCGGTGCTCTCGCGCGAGCAGCTCCTCGCCGAGGTCTGGGACTGGGCGGACGCCTCCGGGACCCGTACCGTCGACAGCCACATCAAGGCGCTGCGCCGGAAGATCGGCGCGGAGCGGATCAGGACCGTGCACGGCGTGGGCTACGCGCTGGAGACCCCGGCGCCGTGA
- a CDS encoding CHAT domain-containing protein, which produces MTDDELPDAHRPGPAMRAALRRLHPLPRQAGEVARHVAEAARTRRPVRLGAVGIDVRHRLPSGLSLMHVQRERSGDLTSYRVRAWCWCGAHPPLDLPPHPERLIAPDLTLARLHSEGEDPSELLLAVAEWSARHERLTDWLARLADAHGPGHGLVIRDDTGSELPWELLWLPGRPARPTAQRTEHAEHAGSPPPRLLGATLRTTRWIVRDPRERLPEPAPPRPGRVLSYTEAGMSGDTEAFRPFAHTSHTRFPVFLDQLEDVAEETGLVYVACHGTFGERLGELRLGNTTWRELNTRPMRALAGQHPVVYLNACHSGRSVDNSAQGEARLRGFTELFLRKGAAGCVVAMGAVNDAEARETVHAVMAMLAAAPRISLAEALRRHRAEVTAAFPDLRRLPTLYDGDAFDVPGQRRVRRLLYTYMFHHYGHPHGLLGLREQEAGASAPGEEAGGA; this is translated from the coding sequence GTGACGGACGACGAGCTTCCCGACGCCCACCGTCCCGGCCCCGCGATGCGGGCCGCGTTGCGTCGCCTCCACCCCTTGCCCCGGCAGGCGGGCGAGGTGGCCAGGCACGTCGCCGAGGCCGCGCGGACGCGACGCCCGGTCCGGCTCGGCGCGGTCGGGATCGACGTGCGGCACCGGCTGCCGTCCGGGCTGAGCCTCATGCATGTCCAGCGCGAGCGCAGCGGGGACCTGACCTCGTACCGGGTGCGGGCCTGGTGCTGGTGCGGCGCGCACCCGCCGCTCGACCTGCCGCCGCACCCGGAGCGGCTCATTGCCCCGGACCTGACGCTCGCCCGGCTTCACTCCGAGGGCGAGGACCCCTCCGAACTCCTCCTCGCCGTCGCCGAGTGGTCCGCGCGCCACGAACGCCTCACCGACTGGCTCGCGCGCCTCGCCGACGCCCACGGCCCCGGGCACGGCCTCGTCATCCGCGACGACACGGGCTCCGAACTCCCGTGGGAACTCCTGTGGCTCCCCGGCCGCCCGGCACGACCCACCGCCCAGCGGACCGAGCACGCCGAGCACGCGGGTTCGCCGCCCCCGCGTCTGCTCGGCGCCACGCTCCGTACGACGCGCTGGATCGTCCGGGACCCGCGGGAACGGCTGCCCGAGCCGGCGCCGCCGAGGCCCGGCCGCGTGCTGAGCTACACCGAGGCGGGGATGAGCGGGGACACCGAGGCGTTCCGGCCCTTCGCGCACACCTCGCACACCCGTTTCCCCGTCTTCCTGGACCAGTTGGAAGACGTCGCCGAGGAGACCGGGCTCGTCTACGTCGCCTGCCATGGCACGTTCGGCGAGCGCCTCGGCGAGCTGCGGCTCGGCAACACCACCTGGCGCGAACTCAACACCCGGCCGATGCGCGCGCTCGCCGGACAGCACCCCGTCGTGTACCTCAACGCCTGCCACTCGGGGCGGTCCGTCGACAACAGCGCGCAGGGCGAGGCCCGGCTGCGCGGCTTCACGGAACTCTTCCTGCGCAAGGGCGCGGCCGGCTGCGTCGTGGCGATGGGCGCGGTCAACGACGCGGAGGCGCGCGAGACGGTGCACGCGGTCATGGCCATGCTCGCTGCGGCGCCCCGCATCTCGCTCGCCGAGGCCCTGCGCAGGCATCGCGCCGAGGTGACCGCCGCCTTCCCCGACCTGCGCCGCCTGCCGACGCTCTACGACGGCGACGCCTTCGACGTCCCCGGTCAACGGCGGGTCAGGCGGCTCCTGTACACGTACATGTTCCACCACTACGGTCACCCGCACGGGCTCCTCGGCCTGCGCGAGCAGGAAGCGGGGGCGTCCGCGCCGGGGGAGGAGGCGGGCGGGGCGTGA
- a CDS encoding HAMP domain-containing sensor histidine kinase, producing MAEYQDGAGTRMRPFPIKAKLGTLVVLSVFITTGLLLVALRTDTELRFITVFSVIATLLITQFVAHGLASPLAEMTTVARAISHGDYTRRVSGADRGDELGSLAETINRMADDLEAQDHHRKELVANVSHELRTPIAALRAVLENVVDGVSAADPETMRTALKQTERLGRLVETLLDLSRLDHGAVPLRARHFEVWPYLSGVLKEAQLTGAAVARRKLASDSGSHTRSDVALALDVSPPELTAYADPERLHQVVANLIDNAVKHSPAAGKVTVRARAGAGPDSLELEIMDEGPGIPRSEWHRVFERFNRGALPHVQKAGSPGGDGGTGLGLAIARWAVDLHGGRIRVAESARGCRMHVTLPGKPLNEQLT from the coding sequence ATGGCGGAGTACCAGGACGGGGCCGGGACGCGGATGCGGCCGTTCCCGATCAAGGCGAAGCTCGGCACGCTCGTCGTGCTCTCGGTCTTCATCACCACCGGGCTGCTGCTCGTGGCACTGCGCACCGACACCGAGCTGAGGTTCATCACGGTCTTCTCGGTCATCGCGACGCTCCTGATCACGCAGTTCGTCGCGCACGGCCTCGCGTCCCCGCTCGCCGAGATGACGACGGTCGCGCGGGCGATCTCGCACGGCGACTACACGCGCCGGGTCTCGGGCGCGGACCGGGGCGACGAGCTGGGCTCGCTCGCCGAGACGATCAACCGCATGGCGGACGACCTGGAGGCGCAGGACCACCACCGCAAGGAGCTGGTGGCGAACGTCTCGCACGAGCTGCGCACCCCGATCGCGGCGCTGCGCGCGGTCCTGGAGAACGTCGTGGACGGCGTCTCGGCCGCCGACCCCGAGACGATGCGCACGGCGCTCAAGCAGACGGAGCGGCTCGGGCGGCTCGTCGAGACGCTGCTCGACCTCTCGCGGCTCGACCACGGCGCGGTGCCGCTGCGCGCGCGGCACTTCGAGGTGTGGCCGTACCTCTCGGGCGTCCTCAAGGAGGCGCAGCTCACCGGGGCGGCCGTCGCGCGCCGCAAGCTCGCCTCCGACTCGGGGAGCCACACGCGCAGCGACGTCGCCCTCGCGCTCGACGTCTCGCCGCCCGAGCTGACGGCGTACGCGGACCCCGAGCGGCTCCACCAGGTCGTGGCCAACCTCATCGACAACGCGGTCAAGCACAGCCCGGCGGCCGGGAAGGTCACGGTGCGGGCGCGCGCCGGGGCGGGACCCGACTCGCTGGAGCTGGAGATCATGGACGAGGGCCCCGGCATCCCGCGCTCCGAGTGGCACCGCGTCTTCGAGCGCTTCAACCGGGGCGCGCTGCCGCACGTGCAGAAGGCGGGCTCGCCGGGCGGTGACGGCGGTACGGGGCTCGGCCTCGCGATCGCGCGCTGGGCGGTGGATCTGCACGGCGGGCGTATCCGGGTGGCCGAATCGGCACGGGGCTGCCGCATGCACGTCACACTTCCGGGGAAGCCGTTGAACGAGCAGTTGACGTAG
- the fxsT gene encoding FxSxx-COOH system tetratricopeptide repeat protein: MSEQRYLPELITEPLVAWPEEAEPGSHHLVTVDLLGPYGTDPADWPYPAEEFAFTVGLDGEPFLRCTALDEPVLVLHRFGGTYGPARFLLDIGDLTGELTLWLTLANEHGVPVHSAALPVTVRTGAGGGEDPPDDTVRLPAVPYEDPRQDAGEAPPPGCDVLVAHTARDRPWAAWAGAWTARHGLDTGLRGLPVGPPPEPGALRALAGEAGRVLLVLGAEQLGADTAPVWAAALDRAEAERPGAFAVLAVGPVPPLAEHAWPLLDLAEEPPESAGRLLGALLGLPAEPPPPAPGETPGPRHPAEPGTAWGGVPARNPRFTGRAGSLDAMRHALTRADARGTGLVLWGLSGIGKTQLATEYAHRYGNEYDVVWWTGGESRSACRRGLAELADALGTRTAGAEYGTRLRTALDRLRRGGTARPWLLVVDGADEPERIRDLLPEGPGHVLVTSRDRDWASHLPHLFDVPTFSREESVAFVARRAPRLSAEDADALAEAVGDFPLVLDQVAGWLAGSRASVSEYLARLESAAATGDVSLSADFPVTFHSAWTLLINRLRDTGTGALDLLRLCTRFAPGRIPVHVLRDMPGDRVPPELESLLGDRRAWHTAAEELLRYSVVLTAADRTGEADGTGEADTFYLHRMVHQIARAGVPADTAERLDTTVRAALAAADPEAPSATAHWPHYAELVPHLIHAGAHEDTDEDVQRLVLNCLRYTYLSGDDEVGRELGRETFAAWERLLGAEHPRFWDLTHHYANVLRARGEYTATEQMDRAAVDHLRRAGVADERYPRALGGLAADLRGLGRYDEAYALSTDVARTYRALFGERASQTLTADNNIAATLCLLGDYEGARALDERTLAARRAVHGPAHPWTLFSGLSHALDLRLLGRYEEARGLLTESVAAHARHLGPEHLQTLRAEQNLALCRSRLGETEEAGAALASVASRAARYYGERHPLTLLCRDSLACHLREHGDLDEAGALVEGVAAAYTRAFGPGHPFTAGSRGNVALVAYRRGDTGTALTLAEAARADLEAAVGPAHPWALAAALDTAACQAACGEPEAAERLRARAEAGAARTLGPGHPLTLAAHEGRLWDFEAYTT, translated from the coding sequence GTGAGCGAGCAGCGGTACCTCCCCGAGCTGATCACCGAACCGCTCGTCGCCTGGCCGGAGGAGGCCGAGCCCGGCAGCCACCACCTCGTCACCGTCGACCTCCTCGGCCCCTACGGCACCGACCCCGCCGACTGGCCTTATCCGGCCGAGGAGTTCGCCTTCACGGTCGGCCTCGACGGGGAGCCCTTCCTCCGGTGCACGGCGCTCGACGAACCCGTCCTCGTCCTGCACCGCTTCGGCGGCACCTACGGGCCCGCGCGCTTCCTCCTCGACATCGGCGACCTCACCGGCGAACTCACGCTGTGGCTCACTCTCGCCAACGAACACGGCGTCCCGGTGCACAGCGCGGCTCTGCCGGTGACGGTCCGGACGGGAGCCGGGGGCGGCGAGGACCCGCCCGACGACACGGTGCGCCTCCCGGCGGTCCCGTACGAGGACCCGCGCCAGGACGCCGGGGAAGCCCCGCCCCCCGGGTGCGACGTGCTCGTCGCCCACACCGCGCGGGACAGGCCCTGGGCCGCCTGGGCCGGGGCGTGGACCGCCCGGCACGGTCTGGACACCGGCCTGCGGGGCCTGCCGGTGGGGCCGCCGCCGGAACCCGGGGCGCTGCGCGCGCTCGCGGGGGAGGCGGGGCGGGTCCTGCTCGTGCTCGGCGCGGAACAGCTCGGGGCGGACACCGCACCTGTGTGGGCCGCCGCCCTGGACCGGGCCGAGGCGGAGCGCCCCGGCGCCTTCGCCGTCCTCGCCGTCGGGCCCGTCCCCCCGCTCGCGGAGCACGCGTGGCCGCTGCTGGACCTCGCGGAGGAGCCGCCCGAGTCCGCCGGGCGGCTGCTCGGCGCGCTCCTCGGCCTTCCCGCCGAACCCCCGCCGCCCGCACCGGGAGAGACACCCGGACCCCGCCACCCGGCCGAACCCGGCACCGCCTGGGGTGGGGTGCCCGCGCGCAACCCGCGCTTCACCGGACGCGCCGGGTCCCTGGACGCGATGCGCCACGCGCTGACGCGGGCGGACGCGCGCGGGACCGGGCTGGTCCTGTGGGGCCTGTCGGGCATCGGGAAGACGCAGCTCGCCACCGAGTACGCGCACCGCTACGGCAACGAGTACGACGTGGTCTGGTGGACCGGCGGCGAGAGCCGCAGCGCCTGCCGCCGCGGGCTCGCCGAACTCGCCGACGCCCTCGGGACCCGTACGGCGGGAGCCGAGTACGGGACCCGGCTGCGCACCGCGCTGGACCGGCTGCGCCGGGGCGGGACCGCCCGGCCCTGGCTCCTCGTCGTGGACGGGGCCGACGAACCCGAGCGGATCAGGGATCTGCTCCCCGAGGGGCCGGGACACGTACTCGTCACCTCGCGCGACCGCGACTGGGCGAGCCATCTGCCCCACCTCTTCGACGTGCCCACGTTCAGCCGGGAGGAGTCCGTGGCCTTCGTCGCGCGCCGGGCCCCGCGCCTGAGCGCCGAAGACGCGGACGCGCTCGCGGAGGCGGTCGGCGACTTCCCGCTCGTCCTCGACCAGGTGGCGGGCTGGCTCGCCGGCTCGCGCGCGAGCGTGTCCGAGTACCTCGCACGCCTGGAATCGGCCGCCGCGACCGGCGACGTCTCGCTCTCCGCCGACTTCCCCGTGACCTTCCACAGCGCGTGGACCCTGCTCATCAACCGGCTCAGGGACACCGGAACCGGCGCGCTCGACCTGCTCCGCCTGTGCACCCGCTTCGCCCCCGGGCGCATCCCGGTCCACGTGCTGCGCGACATGCCCGGGGACCGGGTCCCGCCGGAACTGGAGAGCCTCCTCGGCGACCGCCGGGCCTGGCACACGGCGGCCGAGGAGTTGCTCCGCTACTCCGTCGTCCTCACGGCGGCGGACAGGACCGGGGAAGCGGACGGAACCGGGGAGGCGGACACGTTCTATCTGCACCGGATGGTGCATCAGATCGCCCGTGCCGGGGTGCCCGCCGACACAGCGGAACGGCTGGACACGACCGTTCGCGCCGCCCTCGCCGCCGCGGACCCCGAGGCCCCTTCCGCCACCGCGCACTGGCCTCATTACGCCGAACTCGTCCCGCACCTCATTCACGCCGGGGCCCATGAGGACACCGACGAGGACGTCCAGCGTCTCGTCCTCAACTGCCTGCGGTACACGTACCTTTCGGGCGATGATGAGGTGGGGCGGGAGCTGGGGAGGGAGACCTTTGCCGCCTGGGAACGTCTCCTCGGTGCCGAGCACCCCCGCTTCTGGGATCTGACCCACCACTACGCCAACGTGCTGCGCGCCCGGGGGGAGTACACCGCGACGGAGCAAATGGACCGCGCGGCGGTGGACCACCTGCGCCGGGCAGGCGTCGCGGACGAGCGCTACCCGCGCGCCCTCGGCGGCCTCGCCGCCGACCTGCGCGGCCTCGGCCGCTACGACGAGGCGTACGCGCTCTCGACGGACGTCGCGCGCACGTACCGCGCGCTGTTCGGCGAGCGCGCGAGCCAGACGCTCACCGCGGACAACAACATCGCCGCGACGCTGTGCCTGCTCGGCGACTACGAGGGCGCCCGCGCCCTGGACGAACGGACCCTCGCGGCGCGCCGCGCCGTGCACGGCCCCGCCCATCCCTGGACGCTCTTCTCCGGCCTCTCGCACGCCCTGGACCTGCGCCTGCTCGGCCGTTACGAGGAGGCCCGCGGGCTCCTGACGGAGAGCGTGGCCGCACACGCACGCCACCTCGGGCCCGAGCACCTCCAGACCCTGCGCGCCGAGCAGAACCTCGCGCTGTGCCGGTCCCGGCTCGGCGAGACGGAGGAGGCGGGCGCCGCGCTCGCCTCCGTCGCCAGCCGTGCGGCGCGCTACTACGGCGAACGGCACCCGTTGACACTGCTCTGCCGCGACAGCCTCGCATGCCACCTGCGCGAGCACGGGGACCTGGACGAGGCGGGGGCGCTCGTGGAGGGCGTCGCGGCCGCGTACACGCGCGCGTTCGGCCCGGGGCACCCCTTCACGGCGGGCTCGCGCGGGAACGTCGCGCTGGTGGCGTACCGGCGCGGTGACACGGGAACAGCGCTGACCCTTGCCGAGGCGGCCCGCGCGGACCTGGAGGCCGCCGTGGGGCCCGCGCACCCCTGGGCGCTCGCCGCCGCCCTCGACACAGCCGCCTGCCAGGCGGCCTGTGGGGAGCCGGAGGCGGCGGAGCGGCTCCGGGCGCGCGCGGAGGCGGGCGCGGCGCGGACGCTCGGACCCGGCCATCCCCTCACCCTTGCCGCCCACGAGGGACGCCTGTGGGACTTCGAGGCGTACACGACCTGA